Below is a genomic region from Dioscorea cayenensis subsp. rotundata cultivar TDr96_F1 chromosome 14, TDr96_F1_v2_PseudoChromosome.rev07_lg8_w22 25.fasta, whole genome shotgun sequence.
tttttaaaatatattaattttttcaaaaaagtggataaatgacccaaaatatattaaaaaaggaaaaaagaaataacatgTATAAGGACTTGCAatacaaatacataaagagTTGGAATACATGTCCAAATACATAACACAATAATAAAGAATTGGAGTACATGAATAAAATATGTAACAAtgtgaaaaacatgaatttccatttataatttttatatttaaaaataattttaatatctaTTTATATACACACCCAAGAATGGAGATTATTCCATCTCTTACTATAAAacctttattttcatattttttttaatttttaaatcattggaaaatataatttcataaaatttactAACTCACATAAGGCTAGTACTAGTATgggtttatatatttatatatatatcggacacttaataaaaaattatttctcaCATAAACAcaaacttatttatataaaatttttggctTTAAACATGTATTCTAGCAATTACAGCTTTTGCAAGGGTACAAATGCAATTATAATACTTTTTAGGTGTGCTTGTCATTAAAAGCTAAAATGGTCTTTTCATCTTTTACCATCAAAAGGCCTGAAATGAAAAAGTTACCAAAAGCAGACAGCATAAAACTTTAAAGGTAAAATTACTTGAATACCCTTATTAAAAGTAgataattactaatataccACTGGTTgaaatttacttttaaataCTATAGAAAAaaccatatttaattaaaagagaatgaagtatagtttttttttaaaataaaataaaattttataggtGACCAAATATGGTTTTTACAGGGGCTTATTAGCAAACCGAATGAAAAACTATAATCACTAACATTTTTCCAAAGAAGAACATGAACAAaatctcaatcaaaacaatgaaattatGATGAAAAACAGCAAACTAGATTACTTTGCAATTAAAACTGCATACAAATAAAGTACATGAGACGAGATTATCTCATTAAACATCGGTACAAATACGAGAAAAGACGATGAAAATAACCATGATCATCTTCATCACTAAACATTGCTAAAAACCAGTGTAAATCACAACAAAACAAGGTAAGATTGCCTTTGGATTGAACACAGAGAGTTCATCAAGGTTCGAGTAAACTCCGGCGACATTAGCAACAGAATCACACTCCTCTGTATTGTCTTGATTCTTTATCACCCTCCCGGCAATGACTCGACATACTAACATGACTCTTTTATCATCAATCGACGAAATTCGAGCAATGTCATGAGCTCTACCACTTGTTGCCATTGTTGTAATCATGCCAAGTTCATCGGTCTTAAACCCGTCCCTTATAATGCCACAAACACTACAATGCGGGATTGAATCGCATAAGTTTGTCGAGCCATTCAAACCTAGAGAACACTTCATTGTTGTGCAATGAAACCTCAAGAGCTCATTTCCATCGGCAATGCATCTCGGATGTTTTTTAGCAAGTTTGTTAGCTTTGCTCTTAATGGAGTCTCGATAGTCTTCGAATTTCGATATTGTTTTCGGTGTGTTTTGGACTTTGAGGATTCTTTCTATTTTGCATACTGGAGTTTCTTTCTTGAGCCAGCTTGATTGGAAGATGATTTCGACGATGTTTCTGCTTGTATCTTCAGGACCCAATTCTGATACTGTAAGTCAAGATTCATAGAAACAATAAATCAAATTGTGGAGCTTTTTTCAGTTTATTTGACAAGTTAATTCAACTACATGTTCATTGAATTAAATGGACATTACAAATCAAATGAAacataatttgatttttcaaacaaatgcaACAGCATTGGACACCACATATTTGGAAGAAGTAACACTTTAGAAAAACAGCATTTCGTTTTCAAcatcaaaacatagaattaagaaaaaaaaataagcaattaATATGAAAACAGAACATGTCCATTGAATCAAATGGATGTTTGAATTAAGCAtacaaatcaagtaaaacataatttgattttaaaacaaatgaaaaaccaTTGAACAACACAGATTTGGAAggtaaaaaaacaacatttttcaacattaaaaacatagaattaagccAAAAAAGACAAGAACATCTGCAAAGATGAATGAatcagtgaaaaaaaaaaaaaatagaatacctGCATGTCTAACAGCCTGATGAAGCTCCAAACTCTCAGATTTCATGAAGATCTCACCACAATCAGGGAAAGGACAAACAACAGACCTCAAAGATGGAACCTTTGACATCCCATTCAAAGGATCAACAACCATATGACATTCATAGCACCCAGAAAACCTCCCCAAATGCATCCCTTTGAAAGAACCACCAATTgaagaacaagaattaaaaGAAGGAGCCACAACAACTCCATTAATCTCAGTCAAAGGAGCAGCCTTCATTGCCACCCTCTTCTTAGCAGCAGAAGCAGCATCAACTTGAGCTCTTGCAATCCTTTGAGTTTGAGTCCCCATTGAGTTTTCTTTGAAGCTACAAAGGGAACCAGAACACTTCATTCTCCTGCacctcttcttgttcttgttattgttcttgttgttggtgttgttgttgtttggatTGGATTGATGGTGGTGTTTACAGCTGAAGAAGCTTCTGAGGGTGATCTTTGGAGGTGGAGATGGGTTCTGTGATTCAAGGTGAGATTTTTTCCTGGTTTTTTGTTGGGGTTTCTTCATTTGAGGTCTTGGTTTCTTGGATTCAGCCATTGGAGATGGAGGGGAAGCTTGAGCTTTGGTAGTAGAAGGGAAGGTGGCAGGGTGGTTTCTTTTTTAGATGAAGTCATgggcttttatttatttatttatttattattttgtaaaatttcaCAGTAtggctttttttctttcttttttttttcattgttacttgGACCCAGTGATtccaaataaattaatgtttttggaAATTTACATATATGCCCTTGTATTACATTGCATGAGATGTTATTATCTGTATATTCATCCTTGGAATATTTGGTTTTGTagaaagctctttaaagtttcTTCACTAGATCACTAGTCAAAATTGTTGAAGGTCTAATTTAGCCAAAATTGTGAAATAGGAGAGGTTATTGTGAATTTTGTCACAAGGAGGAGTtgggtatttttggaaaaaaagaaatggcaaTGAAAACTAATGTCAAATATACAAAGTATAAGGgtgtttttagaaatttttgacaCCAAAAGCCTCCCACTGTGGGTTATAATCACCATTGGctaattttcataatttgaaaATGATGGAAATGATATTCATATAAGAAACCTActaatctaaataaaaaataaatgaataaaatacaaaaaagctAGACTGctctttatgtatatatattttttctctaatatatACCATTTATAAGTTTGCAAAGACAGTTAACCTTGTAAAAagtaatatagatatatatacacacacacgcGCACATGCAAGTTAttgcaaaaatatattatatatgtataagtttAGAACTTTATGTGgggtatatttatatataaattaaggtATCAAAACTAAAGGGtttaaataatagatattctttctatttatcacttttgaaacaacaaaattgcttaccatcctctctctctctctctctctctcttaaatagatcataatttattttcaacCATATTTTATTGCTATTGAGATATTCTTTGCATTTTAAGCTGaa
It encodes:
- the LOC120275277 gene encoding uncharacterized protein LOC120275277, translating into MAESKKPRPQMKKPQQKTRKKSHLESQNPSPPPKITLRSFFSCKHHHQSNPNNNNTNNKNNNKNKKRCRRMKCSGSLCSFKENSMGTQTQRIARAQVDAASAAKKRVAMKAAPLTEINGVVVAPSFNSCSSIGGSFKGMHLGRFSGCYECHMVVDPLNGMSKVPSLRSVVCPFPDCGEIFMKSESLELHQAVRHAVSELGPEDTSRNIVEIIFQSSWLKKETPVCKIERILKVQNTPKTISKFEDYRDSIKSKANKLAKKHPRCIADGNELLRFHCTTMKCSLGLNGSTNLCDSIPHCSVCGIIRDGFKTDELGMITTMATSGRAHDIARISSIDDKRVMLVCRVIAGRVIKNQDNTEECDSVANVAGVYSNLDELSVFNPKAILPCFVVIYTGF